Genomic segment of Buchnera aphidicola (Aphis nerii):
GAATAAAATTCATTGATTTTTTCAATTTCTTTAATTCCATCTATTTTATTAATAACTAAAAATGATTCTTTTTGATATTTTCTAATTTCTTTCAAAATTTCATATTCTTGTGGAAGAACTCCATCTCGAGCATTAACTACAAAGAAAATTAAATCTGATTCTTTGATTGCTGTTAATGTTTGTTTGTGCGCTTGTTCTTGTATTACATTTGATTTAAAATCAAAACCAGCAGTATCTACTAAAATGAATTTTGTATTTTTTTCTAAATAGCAAGATTCATAATTTCTATCTCGAGTAAGACCTGATAAATCTGAAACTAATGCATTTCTTTTTTTAGTTAAAATATTAAATAAAGTAGATTTTCCTACATTAGTACGACCAATTAATGCAATAATAGGTGCCATTTTAGTATAAACTCTTGTTATTTTAAATATATTTTTTTCTTGTATTTCAGTTAATTTGTTTTGCTTCATTTATTTTCATATTAGTTATTTCTTTAGATGTTTTAGATTTTTCAAAATAGTTACTTTCTTCCCATGCTTTTATAGCTAATTTTATATTTTTATTTTTCATAAAAATGTCTCCTTTTACGTCTTCGACTATATTAACCCAAGAATTATCTTTAATTTTTTCAATGATTTCTATTGCATCTTTGTATTTTTTTTGTTCTATTTTAATTTTCGACATTCTTAATCGTAAAATATTTTTTAAATTTTCTTCTTCTGTATATTTTAAGCTATTATCTAGTTGAACAAACGCTTTTTCCAATTCGTTTTTTAAAATATATTGTTTAGATAACAATAAAGAA
This window contains:
- a CDS encoding YfgM family protein → MHLIKNNQSKRKNISKKKIFFIIFFFTLILFIFFLIKKPKNNIKNLNQTEYYEIVQEINAKKNLDYKNVENFIIDNKNIYGTLVSLLLSKQYILKNELEKAFVQLDNSLKYTEEENLKNILRLRMSKIKIEQKKYKDAIEIIEKIKDNSWVNIVEDVKGDIFMKNKNIKLAIKAWEESNYFEKSKTSKEITNMKINEAKQIN